From the Deinococcus radiophilus genome, one window contains:
- the mbhE gene encoding hydrogen gas-evolving membrane-bound hydrogenase subunit E: protein MSLTLAVLFPFLMAAIVAWAGLHLGRRAGYLAALGFLPALLLAVPLSGMPAAEPLYERWPWVPTLGLDLAFRGDGFSLLFAVLIGVIGTLASLYSVSYLSSKERFARFYAYLLLFGGSMLGLVLSDNLIALFGFWEMTSITSFLLIGLWHARAAARDGAIKAFLVSAMGGLGLLAAAALIGAAGGSYNLSEIDLAALQASPLFVPAMLLTLLAAFTKSAQLPFHLWLPTAMEAPTPVSAFLHSATMVKAGVFLVAKFGLLFAGHPLWSAIIVPLGLATMTWGSYLALRQTDLKALLAFSTISQLGLLMSLYGLADPEGRFSATTHLLNHAAFKAALFFVVGIIDHETGTREIPKLSGLRRVFPVTFVLALLAALSMAGIPPLGGFVSKELFYEAMLHHGVPFLLVAVVGSALTLAYTVRFMSVFSGRLEHPGDQRPERPTDAILAPIIPLVGAAVLFGVWPASAERLTRTAENALQFSEHGAHLSLWHGITPALIATLVTWAIGAFVWWRRDEFAAMQRRLTPGWNANTAYYGLREWLDITATAVILRTQGLALPSQLRFSLIAAGLIVAFVLLRAPQPFALDFDFSLSLLLIVTLLIAGAVGVLLARNRLTAVLLMGLTGFGTAAAFLAFRAPDLALTQMVIETVTVILFLLAFRYLPGVRDLPRTRAQYVTDLTIAAAAGLGTMVFVLASQPSLADKISPYHLAYSYKGGGGNNVVNVTLVDFRGFDTLGEIIVVGMVSLAVVGMVSLAVLALVRVGKRGQTGSNSQQAEAADPTSNMALIPTRQERERIRQLLIEQGTLSSPEPQTPPRQRGFSRIRQNLSGNGGPE from the coding sequence TTGTCACTGACCCTCGCCGTTCTTTTTCCATTTTTGATGGCGGCCATCGTCGCCTGGGCGGGACTGCACCTGGGCCGCCGCGCCGGGTATCTGGCGGCCCTGGGCTTCCTGCCCGCGCTGCTGCTGGCGGTGCCGCTGTCCGGCATGCCCGCCGCCGAGCCGCTGTACGAGCGGTGGCCCTGGGTGCCTACCCTGGGGCTGGACCTGGCCTTCCGGGGTGACGGCTTTTCGCTGCTGTTCGCCGTCCTGATCGGTGTGATCGGCACGCTGGCCAGCCTGTACTCGGTCAGCTACCTGTCCAGCAAGGAGCGCTTCGCCCGCTTTTACGCGTATCTGCTGCTGTTCGGTGGGTCCATGCTGGGCCTGGTCCTCAGCGACAACCTGATCGCTCTGTTCGGCTTCTGGGAAATGACCTCTATCACGTCCTTTCTCTTGATTGGCCTGTGGCACGCCCGCGCCGCCGCGCGTGACGGGGCCATCAAAGCCTTTTTGGTTTCCGCAATGGGCGGCCTGGGCCTGCTGGCCGCCGCTGCCCTCATCGGCGCCGCTGGGGGCAGCTACAACCTGTCCGAAATTGATCTGGCGGCGCTGCAGGCCTCGCCCCTCTTCGTGCCTGCCATGCTGCTTACCCTGCTGGCCGCCTTTACCAAATCGGCACAGTTGCCGTTTCACCTGTGGCTTCCCACGGCCATGGAAGCGCCTACTCCAGTCAGCGCCTTTTTGCATTCGGCCACGATGGTCAAAGCCGGGGTCTTTCTGGTCGCCAAATTCGGGCTGCTGTTCGCCGGTCATCCGCTGTGGTCGGCCATCATCGTACCGCTGGGCCTGGCCACCATGACCTGGGGCAGCTACCTGGCCCTGCGTCAGACCGACCTCAAAGCACTGCTGGCCTTTTCCACCATCTCGCAGCTGGGCCTGCTGATGAGCCTGTATGGCCTGGCTGACCCTGAGGGCCGTTTCAGTGCCACCACACACCTGCTGAACCACGCCGCGTTCAAGGCCGCGCTGTTCTTCGTGGTGGGCATCATCGACCACGAAACCGGCACCCGCGAAATCCCCAAGCTCAGCGGTCTGCGCCGGGTCTTTCCGGTGACTTTCGTGCTGGCCTTGCTCGCGGCCCTCAGCATGGCGGGTATTCCGCCACTGGGCGGATTCGTGTCCAAGGAGCTGTTTTACGAGGCGATGCTGCATCACGGCGTTCCTTTCTTGCTGGTGGCCGTCGTAGGCAGTGCGCTGACCCTGGCCTATACGGTCCGCTTCATGTCGGTCTTTTCTGGGCGCTTGGAACATCCCGGTGACCAGCGCCCCGAGCGTCCCACGGATGCCATCCTGGCCCCGATCATTCCATTGGTGGGCGCTGCGGTGCTGTTCGGGGTGTGGCCCGCCAGCGCCGAGCGGCTGACCCGCACCGCCGAAAACGCCCTGCAATTTTCCGAACACGGCGCGCACCTATCGCTATGGCACGGTATCACTCCAGCCTTGATCGCCACGCTGGTCACCTGGGCCATTGGGGCCTTCGTGTGGTGGCGCCGCGATGAGTTCGCGGCCATGCAGCGCCGCCTGACACCAGGCTGGAACGCGAATACGGCCTACTATGGCCTGCGGGAGTGGCTGGACATCACCGCCACCGCCGTCATCCTGCGGACCCAGGGCCTGGCGCTGCCGAGCCAACTGCGCTTCAGCCTGATCGCGGCGGGCCTGATCGTGGCCTTCGTGCTGCTGCGCGCTCCCCAGCCTTTCGCGCTGGATTTCGACTTCTCGCTCAGCCTGCTGCTGATCGTCACCCTGCTGATTGCCGGGGCAGTGGGTGTGTTGCTGGCCCGCAACCGTTTGACCGCCGTGCTGCTGATGGGCCTGACCGGATTTGGGACCGCCGCGGCCTTTTTGGCCTTCCGCGCCCCCGACCTGGCCCTTACCCAGATGGTCATCGAGACCGTCACGGTGATTTTGTTTCTGCTGGCCTTCCGCTACCTGCCGGGCGTACGTGACCTGCCACGTACCCGCGCGCAGTACGTGACCGACCTGACCATCGCAGCGGCAGCGGGCCTGGGCACGATGGTGTTCGTCCTGGCCAGTCAGCCGAGCCTGGCCGACAAGATCTCGCCCTATCACCTGGCTTACTCCTACAAGGGCGGTGGCGGCAACAACGTCGTGAACGTGACCCTGGTGGATTTCCGTGGCTTCGATACCCTGGGTGAAATCATCGTGGTGGGCATGGTCAGCCTGGCCGTGGTGGGCATGGTCAGCCTGGCCGTGCTGGCCCTGGTGCGCGTAGGCAAACGCGGCCAGACGGGCAGCAACTCACAGCAGGCCGAAGCGGCGGACCCGACCAGCAACATGGCCCTGATTCCGACCCGTCAGGAGCGTGAACGGATTCGCCAACTCCTGATCGAGCAAGGCACCCTGTCTTCCCCGGAGCCGCAGACACCCCCACGGCAGCGGGGCTTTAGCCGTATCCGTCAGAATCTGTCCGGCAATGGAGGTCCCGAATGA
- the uvsE gene encoding UV DNA damage repair endonuclease UvsE: MVDLPHSPAYGLVCLTVGPEVRFRTVTRTRYLALSDADKRAKLYDLYASNIQRLHVAAGFCAARGIRLYRLSSSLFPMLDLRHGGVDDQISGEVFAELSGELRAAGAAFQAAGIRTLMHPEQFIVLNSERPEVRESSLHALGIHARVMDALGLERSHWNILLLHGGKGRRGAELAALIPDLPDGIRTRLALENDERAYGPAELLPVCEATGTPFVFDAHHHVVRERLPDYEDPSVAAWTARARATWQPPEWQLVHLSNGIEGPHDRRHSYLITDLPSSYAGVEWIEVEAKGKEEAVAALMAGQ; this comes from the coding sequence ATGGTTGACCTGCCCCATTCTCCTGCTTACGGCCTGGTCTGCCTGACCGTCGGCCCCGAAGTGCGCTTCCGCACCGTGACCCGCACCCGCTACCTGGCCCTGAGTGACGCGGACAAGCGGGCCAAACTCTACGATCTGTACGCCAGCAACATTCAGCGCCTGCACGTCGCCGCCGGGTTCTGCGCGGCGCGGGGCATCCGGCTGTACCGCCTCAGCTCCAGTCTCTTTCCGATGCTGGACCTGCGGCATGGGGGCGTGGACGACCAGATTTCCGGGGAGGTGTTCGCCGAGCTGAGCGGCGAGCTGCGGGCGGCAGGCGCGGCGTTCCAGGCGGCGGGCATCCGCACGCTGATGCACCCCGAGCAGTTCATCGTGCTGAACAGTGAGCGTCCCGAGGTGCGTGAGAGCAGTCTGCACGCGCTGGGCATTCACGCACGCGTGATGGATGCGCTGGGTCTGGAGCGCAGCCACTGGAATATCCTGCTGCTGCACGGCGGCAAAGGCAGGCGCGGGGCTGAGCTGGCTGCCCTGATTCCCGACCTGCCAGACGGCATCCGCACCCGGCTGGCGCTGGAAAACGACGAGCGGGCGTATGGCCCTGCCGAGCTGCTGCCGGTCTGTGAGGCCACCGGGACGCCGTTTGTCTTTGATGCACATCACCACGTCGTGCGCGAGCGCCTGCCAGACTACGAAGACCCCAGCGTGGCGGCCTGGACAGCGCGGGCGCGGGCCACCTGGCAGCCTCCCGAGTGGCAGCTGGTCCACCTGAGCAACGGGATAGAGGGACCGCATGACCGCCGTCACTCGTACCTGATCACCGACTTGCCGAGCAGCTACGCCGGCGTGGAATGGATTGAGGTGGAGGCCAAGGGCAAAGAGGAGGCAGTGGCGGCGCTGATGGCTGGGCAGTAA
- a CDS encoding aminotransferase class IV, whose protein sequence is MTELSPLPPQLSTPAALHGATAFTTIRTRRGRALLWSEHLARLAGTAKLLGLPDPGLPQPPALGPLPWGLLRLTLSEGGLYHSHAPLTPGPRPEAGVTVRLTDWQVHPQLAAHKTGNYLPYRLAGAEAVAAGAFEGWLRLGDTLADGSRTAPLLELGGEWVVPAGGLPSVTRAHFLQQARLRDQPFTERPVRLAELPSISRAWVCGSGVGVVPLRELWLEGQRLKLEAVWPDGADEVTCWPGG, encoded by the coding sequence ATGACGGAGCTGTCTCCCCTGCCCCCGCAGCTGAGCACGCCGGCGGCGCTGCACGGGGCCACTGCCTTTACCACCATCCGCACCCGCCGTGGCCGAGCGCTGCTGTGGTCCGAGCATCTGGCGCGGCTGGCGGGGACCGCAAAGCTGCTGGGCCTGCCGGACCCCGGCCTGCCGCAGCCGCCCGCGCTGGGGCCGTTGCCGTGGGGCCTGCTGCGTCTCACACTGAGCGAGGGGGGGCTGTACCACAGCCACGCGCCGCTGACGCCGGGGCCGAGGCCAGAGGCGGGCGTGACGGTCAGGCTGACCGACTGGCAGGTTCACCCGCAACTGGCGGCCCACAAGACCGGGAATTACCTCCCCTACCGCCTCGCCGGGGCCGAAGCGGTGGCAGCAGGTGCGTTCGAGGGGTGGCTGCGGCTGGGGGACACCCTGGCCGACGGCAGCCGCACCGCGCCGCTGCTGGAGCTGGGCGGAGAATGGGTCGTACCGGCGGGTGGCCTGCCCAGCGTGACCCGCGCTCATTTCTTGCAACAAGCCCGGCTGCGGGATCAGCCCTTCACCGAGCGCCCTGTCCGTCTGGCCGAACTGCCCTCCATTTCCCGCGCCTGGGTCTGCGGCAGCGGCGTGGGCGTGGTCCCGTTGCGGGAGCTGTGGCTGGAGGGCCAGCGGCTGAAGCTGGAGGCCGTATGGCCGGACGGAGCGGATGAGGTGACGTGCTGGCCGGGGGGTTAA
- a CDS encoding chorismate-binding protein has translation MSHPLPDLSPADALLRLRGAGLPHLALLESAGPVTAYGRYSFLSAAPDHIQTEIPERPGGDAFFPAYLGGLHYEAAAQFGLSTHPPTPGASWWGHYPSGLVWDRQAGTLTVVGQPHLDWAALLAADPAAPRPLTLGPLSADDLDYRAGVRTIQELIRAGEVYQVNLSRGVSAPAQGDPLEAYLRLRAENPSPFMAYLETEGSVVVSVSPERLVDWQPGPDGLNISARPIAGTRRRGDTPAEDAALEAELRADPKERAEHTMLVDLVRHDLGRVAASGSVRVPDLMLVERYSHVMHLVSEVAAQAQGGLSVRDLLAATFPGGTITGAPKERVMEAIADLEPHPRRWYTGSVGRVSGQGADFNILIRTADFQRSGDGWRVTVRAGGGTVIDSDPDNEGEETVHKAQALLGVLAGLPGRRAQPPAPPVSGRDWRPPPPPTAPPLRVLLLDNRDSFTMNLAHDLLALGAQVEVRSQDEDAAALLATRPDAVMIGPGPGTPQTSGCTLELTRRSLQGGVPLLGVCLGHQALGEVLGGAVVRGQPVHGRPEAMQHSGAGLWAGIPQGAEFGRYHSLVVEGLDERLVSARSAAGVVQALDVQAVTGRPAWAVQFHPESVLSPWGRVLLGNWLRLAQAGGQGG, from the coding sequence GTGTCCCACCCCCTGCCGGATCTCTCCCCCGCTGACGCCCTGCTGCGGCTGCGCGGCGCGGGCCTGCCCCACCTGGCGCTGCTGGAATCGGCGGGGCCAGTCACCGCGTACGGGCGCTACAGCTTTCTGAGTGCCGCGCCGGATCACATCCAGACCGAGATTCCCGAGCGGCCAGGTGGCGACGCGTTCTTTCCGGCTTACCTGGGCGGCTTGCACTATGAGGCGGCGGCGCAGTTTGGGCTGTCCACGCACCCGCCCACGCCGGGGGCGAGCTGGTGGGGCCACTATCCATCCGGGCTGGTGTGGGACCGGCAGGCCGGAACGCTCACGGTGGTGGGCCAGCCGCACCTGGACTGGGCCGCGCTGCTGGCCGCTGACCCGGCTGCGCCCCGACCGCTGACGCTGGGGCCGCTCAGCGCCGACGATCTGGACTACCGCGCCGGGGTGAGGACCATTCAGGAGCTGATCCGCGCCGGAGAGGTGTATCAGGTGAACCTCTCACGCGGCGTCTCGGCCCCGGCGCAGGGCGATCCGCTGGAAGCGTACCTCCGCCTGCGGGCCGAGAATCCCAGCCCATTTATGGCCTATCTGGAGACGGAAGGCAGCGTGGTGGTGTCGGTCAGCCCGGAGCGGCTGGTCGACTGGCAGCCTGGGCCAGACGGACTGAATATCAGCGCCCGCCCCATTGCCGGAACCCGGCGGCGCGGCGACACCCCCGCCGAGGACGCCGCCCTCGAAGCCGAGCTGCGCGCCGACCCCAAAGAGCGGGCCGAACACACCATGCTGGTGGACTTGGTGCGCCACGACCTGGGCCGGGTAGCGGCCAGCGGCAGCGTGCGCGTGCCGGACCTGATGCTGGTCGAGCGCTACAGCCACGTGATGCATCTGGTCTCAGAAGTAGCGGCGCAGGCGCAGGGCGGGCTGAGCGTGCGTGACCTGCTGGCCGCCACTTTTCCGGGCGGCACGATCACCGGAGCGCCCAAAGAGCGGGTCATGGAAGCCATCGCGGACCTGGAACCGCACCCGCGCCGCTGGTACACCGGGAGCGTGGGGCGCGTCAGCGGGCAGGGCGCGGACTTCAATATCCTGATTCGCACGGCGGATTTCCAGCGCAGCGGGGACGGCTGGCGGGTCACGGTGCGGGCCGGGGGCGGCACGGTGATCGACTCGGACCCGGACAACGAAGGCGAGGAAACCGTCCACAAGGCCCAGGCGCTGCTGGGCGTGCTGGCAGGGCTGCCGGGTCGCCGCGCCCAGCCCCCGGCCCCGCCCGTCAGCGGGCGCGACTGGCGGCCCCCGCCGCCCCCCACCGCGCCGCCGCTGCGGGTGCTGCTGCTGGACAACCGCGACTCGTTCACCATGAATCTGGCGCACGACCTGCTGGCCCTCGGCGCTCAGGTGGAGGTCCGCAGCCAGGATGAGGACGCCGCCGCACTGCTGGCGACCCGCCCGGACGCGGTCATGATCGGCCCCGGCCCCGGCACGCCGCAGACGAGTGGCTGCACGCTGGAGCTGACCCGCCGCAGTTTGCAGGGGGGCGTCCCGCTACTGGGCGTATGCCTGGGCCATCAGGCGCTGGGCGAGGTGCTGGGCGGCGCGGTGGTGCGTGGTCAGCCGGTGCATGGTCGCCCCGAAGCGATGCAGCACAGCGGCGCGGGCCTGTGGGCAGGCATCCCGCAGGGGGCCGAGTTTGGGCGTTACCACTCGCTGGTCGTGGAGGGGCTGGATGAGCGGCTGGTCAGCGCCCGCAGCGCCGCAGGGGTGGTACAGGCGCTGGACGTGCAGGCTGTCACCGGGCGACCCGCCTGGGCGGTGCAGTTCCACCCCGAAAGCGTGCTGAGTCCCTGGGGGCGGGTGCTGCTGGGCAACTGGCTGAGGCTGGCGCAGGCGGGCGGGCAGGGCGGCTGA
- a CDS encoding acetate/propionate family kinase produces the protein MQILVLNSGSSSLKFALLDPESGETRLSGLAERLGQAGARIRLDQGGAGQPERTEESLSGGSYAEAVARVMAELDALGVREEVAAVGHRVVHGGEAFAASALITPEVEQAIRECVPLAPLHNPANLAGIDAARTAFSDLPHVAVFDTAFHQTMPPAAYRYAVPEHWYTDYGVRRYGFHGTSHQFVAAEAARMLGRDPAELGLVTAHLGNGSSVAAVQGGQSRDSSMGLTPLEGLIMGTRSGDVDPALHDYLAREASLTLPEITAALNRESGLLGLSGLTNDMRELEAAAGEGHAGAALALDAYVHRLARYIGAMTASLDRLDALVFTGGIGENSSLVRARTVARLRALGLTLDDSANAANVRGQGGVISASDSRAAALVVNTNEELMIARQTREVVRG, from the coding sequence ATGCAGATTCTGGTACTGAATAGCGGGTCCAGCAGCCTGAAATTCGCGCTGCTGGACCCGGAAAGTGGCGAGACACGGCTGTCGGGCCTGGCCGAGCGGCTGGGGCAGGCGGGGGCCAGGATTCGGCTGGACCAAGGCGGTGCAGGGCAACCGGAGCGCACCGAAGAAAGCCTGAGCGGCGGCTCCTACGCCGAGGCGGTGGCCCGCGTCATGGCCGAGCTGGATGCGCTGGGTGTGCGGGAGGAGGTGGCCGCAGTCGGGCACCGGGTGGTTCACGGTGGCGAAGCCTTCGCAGCGTCGGCGCTCATCACGCCGGAGGTGGAGCAGGCCATTCGCGAGTGCGTGCCGCTGGCCCCACTGCACAATCCGGCCAATCTGGCGGGAATTGACGCAGCCCGCACGGCATTCAGTGATCTGCCGCATGTGGCGGTCTTCGACACGGCCTTTCACCAGACCATGCCGCCCGCTGCCTACCGCTACGCCGTGCCTGAACACTGGTACACCGACTACGGGGTGCGGCGCTACGGTTTTCACGGCACCAGTCACCAGTTTGTTGCGGCTGAGGCAGCGCGCATGCTGGGCCGTGACCCCGCTGAGCTGGGCCTGGTGACGGCGCATCTAGGCAATGGCTCTAGTGTGGCGGCGGTGCAGGGTGGGCAGAGCCGCGACAGCTCTATGGGTCTGACCCCGCTGGAAGGGCTGATCATGGGCACACGTTCGGGCGATGTGGACCCGGCGCTGCACGACTACCTGGCCCGTGAAGCCAGCCTGACCCTGCCAGAGATCACCGCGGCACTGAACCGTGAAAGCGGTCTGCTGGGCCTTAGTGGACTGACCAACGACATGCGCGAGCTGGAAGCGGCGGCAGGGGAGGGGCACGCGGGCGCAGCGCTGGCGCTGGACGCCTATGTCCACCGTCTGGCCCGCTACATCGGGGCCATGACCGCCTCGCTGGACCGGTTGGACGCGCTGGTCTTTACCGGCGGCATCGGGGAGAACAGTTCACTGGTGCGGGCACGGACCGTGGCACGGCTGCGGGCGCTGGGCCTGACGCTGGATGACTCCGCCAACGCTGCCAACGTGCGCGGCCAGGGCGGCGTAATCAGCGCCTCTGACAGCCGCGCTGCTGCCTTGGTCGTGAATACCAACGAAGAACTGATGATCGCCCGGCAGACGCGTGAAGTCGTTCGTGGTTGA
- the pta gene encoding phosphate acetyltransferase: protein MKTFFVAPTQNRVGLSTVALSLVRALERQGLRAGFLKPIAQTHGDGPSASVQFARSLSGSTATPDPISLEHAEQQLSVGEGDELMEEVIALAHGMGELDVLVVEGLALNERNSYATRLNADLARNLGAEVVLVSDLRGTTPAALADELEIAAQNYRRSDGSGLAGYVLNFAPEKFDFGGLLAGLRQHSKILAGGELPLLGVITDNPELKAVRTVDIARYLNAEVLNAGEMETRRIRRFVVTARGVPGMAEQNLFAPGALILTPGDREDVVMAASLAHLSGVPLAGLLLTSGVAPEPSIARLCSAALTSTLPVLRVPTNSFETTTRLVEMSNKVPHDDLERMGQALDFTADRLDTAQLVGRLNGRLGQERRLPPSAFRFELIQKARAAGKRIVLPEGDEPRTVNAAIRCVEKGIARPVLLADPVSVQQVAQSQGLSIPDGLEIIDPAAIREDYVAPMVELRKSKGLTPQQALAQLEDTVVLGTMMLAQGEVDGLVSGAVHTTANTVRPAFQLIRTAPGSSLVSSVFFMLMPEQVLVYGDAAINPNPNAEELAEIAIQSAESAQAFGITPRVAMISYSTGSSGSGEDVEKVKRATDLVRQRRPDLTVDGPLQYDAASVESVGRAKAPGSPVAGRATVFVFPDLNTGNTTYKAVQRSAGVVAVGPMLQGLGKPVNDLSRGALVDDIVYTIALTAIQALQAERRSSQSAERAQAQAETLLGTAEAPADGE from the coding sequence ATGAAAACCTTTTTCGTTGCGCCGACCCAGAACCGTGTGGGTCTCTCCACCGTTGCCCTGAGCCTGGTCCGGGCCCTGGAACGTCAGGGCCTGCGGGCTGGTTTTCTCAAGCCCATCGCCCAGACGCACGGCGACGGTCCCAGCGCCAGTGTGCAGTTTGCCCGCAGCCTGAGCGGGTCCACCGCCACGCCCGATCCCATCAGCCTGGAGCACGCCGAGCAGCAGCTCTCGGTGGGCGAGGGTGACGAGCTGATGGAGGAGGTGATCGCCCTGGCACACGGCATGGGCGAACTGGACGTGCTGGTGGTCGAAGGTCTGGCGCTGAACGAGCGTAACTCCTACGCCACCCGGCTGAATGCTGACCTGGCCCGTAACCTCGGCGCTGAGGTGGTGCTGGTGTCGGACCTACGCGGCACCACGCCTGCTGCCCTGGCCGACGAGCTGGAAATCGCCGCGCAGAACTATCGCCGCTCGGACGGCTCCGGGCTGGCGGGCTACGTGCTGAACTTCGCTCCTGAAAAGTTTGACTTTGGCGGCTTGCTGGCTGGGCTGCGCCAGCACTCCAAGATTCTGGCGGGCGGTGAGCTGCCGCTGCTGGGTGTGATTACCGACAATCCGGAGCTGAAAGCCGTGCGTACGGTAGACATTGCCCGCTATCTGAACGCCGAAGTGCTGAACGCCGGCGAGATGGAAACCCGCCGCATTCGCCGCTTTGTGGTAACCGCGCGGGGCGTGCCAGGCATGGCCGAGCAGAACCTGTTTGCGCCCGGCGCACTGATCCTGACCCCCGGTGACCGCGAAGACGTAGTGATGGCGGCCAGCCTGGCGCACCTCAGTGGGGTGCCGCTGGCCGGGCTGCTGCTGACCAGTGGAGTCGCGCCGGAGCCGTCTATCGCGCGGCTGTGTAGCGCGGCGCTGACCAGTACGCTGCCGGTGCTGCGGGTGCCCACCAATTCCTTTGAGACGACCACCCGCTTGGTCGAAATGAGCAACAAGGTGCCGCACGACGACCTGGAGCGGATGGGACAGGCCCTGGACTTCACGGCAGACCGGCTGGACACCGCGCAACTGGTAGGCCGCTTGAATGGCCGACTTGGGCAGGAGCGGCGGCTGCCGCCCAGCGCCTTCCGCTTCGAGCTGATCCAGAAGGCGCGCGCAGCGGGTAAGCGCATCGTCCTTCCTGAAGGCGATGAGCCGCGCACCGTGAACGCCGCCATTCGCTGCGTGGAAAAAGGCATTGCCCGCCCCGTCCTGCTGGCCGACCCGGTAAGCGTGCAGCAGGTGGCCCAAAGCCAGGGCCTGAGCATCCCAGACGGCCTGGAAATCATTGACCCGGCCGCGATCCGGGAGGACTACGTGGCCCCGATGGTAGAACTGCGCAAAAGCAAGGGCCTGACCCCCCAGCAGGCCCTGGCGCAGTTGGAAGACACGGTGGTGCTAGGCACCATGATGTTGGCCCAGGGTGAGGTAGACGGGCTGGTGTCGGGGGCCGTGCATACGACGGCCAATACGGTGCGCCCGGCTTTTCAGCTGATCCGCACCGCACCGGGCAGCAGCCTGGTCAGCAGTGTCTTCTTCATGCTGATGCCGGAGCAGGTGCTGGTTTACGGCGACGCCGCCATCAACCCCAACCCCAACGCCGAGGAACTGGCCGAAATCGCCATCCAGAGCGCCGAATCGGCCCAGGCCTTTGGGATTACGCCGCGCGTGGCGATGATTTCCTATTCCACCGGCAGCAGCGGCAGCGGCGAGGACGTGGAAAAGGTCAAGCGGGCCACCGATCTGGTCCGCCAGCGCCGCCCGGATCTGACGGTAGATGGCCCCCTCCAGTACGACGCTGCCAGCGTGGAAAGCGTGGGCCGCGCCAAGGCTCCAGGCAGTCCGGTGGCCGGGCGTGCCACGGTGTTTGTCTTTCCCGACCTGAACACCGGAAACACCACTTACAAGGCCGTGCAGCGCAGCGCGGGCGTGGTGGCGGTGGGGCCGATGTTGCAGGGCCTGGGCAAGCCCGTCAACGACCTCTCACGTGGCGCACTGGTGGACGATATCGTGTACACCATTGCCCTGACCGCCATTCAGGCGCTGCAGGCCGAGCGCCGCAGCAGCCAGAGCGCCGAGCGTGCCCAGGCCCAGGCCGAAACCTTGCTGGGTACAGCTGAGGCGCCAGCAGATGGCGAGTGA
- a CDS encoding secondary thiamine-phosphate synthase enzyme YjbQ, with translation MWHQTDLSLRPYPRGFHLITRDIEAALPELRGLRVGLLHVFIRHTSASLTLGENASPDVRRDFEQFMSDLVPEDYPHFQHTDEGPDDMPAHLKAALLGPSLTLPVRDGRLHLGTWQGVYLCEHRDRGGARSLTLTLQGE, from the coding sequence ATGTGGCATCAGACTGACCTGAGCCTCCGGCCCTATCCGCGCGGCTTTCATCTGATTACCCGCGACATTGAGGCGGCCTTGCCGGAGCTACGCGGCCTGCGCGTGGGTCTGCTGCACGTCTTTATCCGGCACACCAGTGCCTCGCTGACCCTGGGCGAGAATGCCAGCCCGGACGTGCGGCGTGACTTCGAGCAGTTCATGAGTGATCTGGTGCCTGAGGATTACCCCCACTTCCAGCACACCGATGAAGGGCCGGACGATATGCCCGCGCACCTCAAGGCGGCGTTGCTGGGGCCGTCGCTCACGCTGCCGGTGCGTGATGGGCGGCTGCACCTGGGCACCTGGCAGGGCGTGTACCTCTGTGAGCACCGCGACCGGGGCGGAGCACGCAGCCTGACCCTGACCCTGCAGGGTGAATAA
- a CDS encoding WecB/TagA/CpsF family glycosyltransferase yields MSAPAHPERPTLFDLPLDAPSLAQTLDTLGGWISQDPSKPHTVVTLNPEFVMDSRSDDDFIRVMQAADLVTADGVGIVWAAKTLQGRDVPRAPGVDIARGLMRRHGPELRVFFLGGTPGSEGEPGVAERAAQNSFHDYGIQIAGHHHGYFGPEQDAEVAAQIAQARPHLLLTGMGGGRQEKFNEAYREVMGVPVAIGCGGTLDVLAGTAELAPEWTRRAGVEFVWRIASDRSRWGRAPKLARFVPFVLAARRRHN; encoded by the coding sequence ATGTCTGCCCCCGCCCATCCCGAGCGCCCGACCCTGTTTGACCTGCCGCTGGATGCTCCCAGCCTGGCCCAGACGCTAGACACGCTGGGTGGCTGGATCTCCCAGGACCCATCCAAGCCGCACACGGTGGTCACGCTGAATCCCGAATTCGTCATGGACAGCCGCAGTGACGACGATTTTATCCGGGTGATGCAGGCAGCGGATCTGGTCACGGCAGACGGCGTGGGGATCGTCTGGGCCGCCAAAACCTTGCAAGGCCGCGACGTGCCGCGTGCGCCGGGTGTAGATATCGCACGTGGCCTGATGCGGCGGCACGGACCGGAACTGCGGGTCTTTTTCCTGGGTGGCACACCGGGATCAGAGGGCGAACCCGGTGTGGCCGAGCGGGCCGCCCAGAACTCCTTTCATGACTACGGCATTCAGATTGCCGGGCACCACCACGGCTATTTCGGCCCTGAGCAAGACGCCGAGGTGGCGGCGCAGATTGCCCAGGCCCGGCCCCACTTGCTGCTGACTGGCATGGGCGGAGGTCGCCAGGAAAAATTCAACGAAGCCTACCGGGAGGTGATGGGCGTGCCCGTCGCCATCGGCTGTGGGGGCACGCTGGACGTCCTGGCGGGCACCGCCGAACTGGCCCCGGAGTGGACCCGCCGGGCCGGGGTGGAGTTCGTCTGGCGCATCGCCTCGGACCGCTCCCGCTGGGGCCGGGCACCCAAACTGGCGCGGTTCGTGCCGTTCGTGCTGGCGGCGCGGCGGCGTCACAACTAG